Proteins encoded together in one Lathyrus oleraceus cultivar Zhongwan6 chromosome 5, CAAS_Psat_ZW6_1.0, whole genome shotgun sequence window:
- the LOC127086408 gene encoding uncharacterized protein LOC127086408, whose amino-acid sequence MASAAAAAVSTSLLLTNSVSINKIDHSILKIKPSTSSLRQRRLHLSSTRKPLIVQAAYSDGGRGNNASVFVGGFILGGLIVGTLGCVYAPQISNAIAGTDRKELMKKLPKFIYDEEKALEKTRKVLSNKIEQLNSAIDEISSQLRSGDNLNREAVNSDEVEAV is encoded by the coding sequence ATGGCTTCCGCCGCCGCAGCCGCCGTTTCAACCTCTTTACTTCTAACCAATTCCGTGTCCATAAACAAGATAGATCACTCTATTCTCAAGATCAAACCATCCACTTCCTCGCTTCGTCAACGCAGGTTGCACCTTTCTTCTACCAGAAAGCCTCTAATTGTTCAAGCTGCATATAGTGATGGTGGAAGGGGCAACAATGCTAGCGTCTTTGTTGGCGGCTTTATCTTGGGAGGATTAATCGTTGGAACTCTTGGATGTGTATATGCACCTCAGATCAGCAATGCTATAGCTGGAACTGACAGGAAAGAGTTAATGAAAAAACTGCCGAAGTTTATATATGATGAAGAAAAGGCTTTAGAGAAAACAAGGAAAGTATTGTCTAATAAGATTGAACAATTGAACTCTGCTATAGATGAAATTTCTTCCCAGCTTCGGTCAGGGGATAACCTAAATAGGGAAGCCGTGAACTCTGATGAAGTTGAAGCTGTCTAA